A genome region from Triticum aestivum cultivar Chinese Spring chromosome 2B, IWGSC CS RefSeq v2.1, whole genome shotgun sequence includes the following:
- the LOC123042886 gene encoding uncharacterized protein, which produces MSSPANCERPPANVSSAAGGLQDLSPWASLPVDLARLVGWRVLAGDLLDYVRFRAVCSDWRSATVSPRGHGITDPRFHPRRWMMLPEGHGLHPAAAGKKRFFNLSTGVFVRHQLPLLVDHLVLCPVEGLLLLQQGRHGHGNTLLLLHPFTGDVAELPSVASLKRCLRAHLNPHGTYAWHVDKMASLSVSAHGIPNIMIAILDFSCVVCATTNKNEQWSVLASWNFLLQGRPMSSRGSIYILQCSTGDSELQILRIDPTQYGSGLRPQPPKLIATCPAGTIYPPLHLVECDSEILLVGYTNYTISSRMLVYKVADLIQGSVVPLTSIQGNALLVRFGWSLSVSFKAMPTVVGDTVVGMYHDGKHITYYNLHSGTWSATPARLVMHDGGMKCTCSLIDHMYNVCHCDTTWYEHMRYNLLFIGPVYRD; this is translated from the exons ATGTCGTCGCCGGCGAACTGCGAGCGCCCTCCGGCCAACGTCTCCTCCGCTGCCGGTGGCCTCCAAGACTTGTCCCCGTGGGCCTCTCTCCCTGTAGATTTGGCCCGCCTTGTAGGCTGGCGGGTGTTGGCCGGAGACCTCCTCGACTACGTCCGGTTCCGCGCTGTCTGCTCTGACTGGCGTTCCGCCACGGTCTCCCCGCGCGGCCATGGCATCACTGATCCGCGGTTTCATCCCCGCCGGTGGATGATGCTGCCCGAGGGCCACGGCCTCCACCCTGCAGCTGCGGGAAAGAAACGCTTCTTCAACCTCTCTACCGGAGTCTTCGTGCGACACCAACTTCCTCTACTCGTGGACCACCTTGTTCTCTGCCCGGTGGAAGGGCTTCTCCTACTGCAGCAGGGGCGACACGGCCATGGGAATACTCTGCTTCTCCTCCACCCTTTCACCGGCGATGTTGCGGAGCTGCCGTCGGTCGCGTCTCTAAAAAGATGCTTGAGAGCACATCTAAATCCACATGGGACATATGCTTGGCACGTTGACAAGATGGCATCGTTGAGCGTGAGTGCCCATGGTATCCCCAATATCATGATCGCAATTTTAGACTTTTCATGCGTAGTATGTGCTACCACCAATAAGAATGAGCAATGGAGTGTCTTGGCGAGCTGGAACTTCCTACTACAAGGAAGGCCAATGTCATCCCGGGGAAGCATATACATTTTACAGTGTTCCACAGGCGACAGCGAGCTACAAATTCTCAGGATAGACCCAACTCAGTATGGATCGGGGTTACGTCCACAACCACCAAAACTGATTGCTACATGTCCGGCAGGCACCATCTACCCACCTCTGCATTTAGTAGAATGTGACTCGGAGATCCTACTAGTTGGATACACCAATTACACGATTTCCTCGCGCATGCTAGTTTATAAGGTAGCTGATCTTATCCAAGGAAGTGTTGTCCCACTGACTAGCATCCAAGGCAATGCTCTTTTGGTTAGGTTTGGATGGAGCTTGAGTGTTAGCTTCAAGGCAATGCCTACTGTTGTTGGCGACACAGTTGTGGGCATGTACCACGATGGTAAACATATTACGTACTACAACCTCCATAGTGGCACTTGGTCAGCAACACCGGCAAGGCTTGTAATGCATGATGGTGGCATGAAGTGTACTTGTAGCCTTATTGACCATATGTATAATGTCTGCCATTGTGATACTACCTG GTATGAACACATGAGATATAATCTTCTTTTCATAGGCCCGGTCTATAGAGATTGA
- the LOC123039720 gene encoding uncharacterized protein, whose product MDKESSQELLVENKIAGFSRVQKPDVAAMQLELLPYDVLRDILSRLSIKDVVRMSVLSREWRQQRICHPDLVLTKDTFGISTDMNTDPDLVPKDYFGIIKDMNTKRASRAAEFIANVDSVLRPLWSTCTTTTTTLDKFVVEFGLRRKNKYHIDKWVSFSIVSRAKHIAFHFTFDVDCFGPGCDQYKYVFPLCRLSGPSGSCVTSLILGYVERFSNTRDCFMTLRHLNMNLDIFLGPYDDSWVMGFVNLLELAPLLEELELHMDRDRFCFENPRTVLAAQGPPHRHLRSVYMSGFCDVLGLAELALYILRNATVLQRMVVDPVAGMMDNALTERFCSVRNGGSSEEIVFPTDGTQKCVGKKRMFAKNNLDKEEFCHVLTIL is encoded by the exons ATGGACAAAGAGAGCAGCCAAGAACTTTTGGTCGAAAACAAGATAGCTGGTTTCAGTAGGGTGCAGAAACCGGACGTGGCTGCAATGCAGCTTGAACTTCTACCCTAT GACGTTCTGCGTGACATACTGTCACGGTTGTCGATCAAGGATGTCGTCAGGATGAGCGTGCTTTCTCGTGAATGGAGACAGCAGCGGATATGCCATCCAGATCTGGTCCTCACCAAAGACACCTTTGGCATAAGTACAGACATGAATACTGACCCAGACCTGGTCCCCAAAGACTACTTTGGCATCATTAAAGACATGAATACTAAACGAGCATCCCGGGCTGCTGAATTCATCGCCAATGTGGACAGTGTATTGCGCCCACTGTGGTCTACTTGTACTACAACTACGACTACGCTGGACAAGTTTGTTGTCGAATTTGGCCTTCGCAGAAAGAACAAGTATCACATTGATAAATGGGTTAGCTTTTCCATTGTGTCAAGGGCAAAGCACATTGCTTTTCATTTCACGTTTGATGTCGATTGCTTTGGCCCTGGATGTGACCAGTACAAGTATGTTTTCCCGCTGTGCAGGCTCAGTGGTCCAAGCGGCTCTTGTGTCACATCTCTTATTCTGGGCTAT GTGGAAAGATTCAGTAACACCCGCGATTGCTTCATGACTTTGAGGCATCTGAACATGAACCTTGATATCTTTCTCGGTCCATATGATGATAGCTGGGTTATGGGGTTTGTTAATCTCTTGGAATTAGCACCTCTCTTAGAAGAACTGGAACTGCAT ATGGATCGTGATAGATTTTGCTTTGAAAATCCGAGGACAGTGTTAGCGGCGCAAGGGCCTCCGCATCGTCATCTCAGGAGTGTCTACATGTCTGGATTTTGTGATGTATTGGGGCTAGCCGAGCTGGCGCTCTACATCCTTAGGAATGCTACTGTGCTTCAACGTATGGTAGTAGATCCTGTGGCAGGGATGATGGATAACGCGTTGACCGAACGTTTCTGTTCGGTCAGAAATGGCGGTAGCAGTGAAGAGATTGTTTTTCCAACCGATGGAACTCAGAAATGCGTAGGCAAGAAGAGGATGTTTGCAAAAAATAACCTTGACAAAGAGGAGTTTTGTCACGTCCTCACCATTTTATGA
- the LOC123039721 gene encoding uncharacterized protein: protein MDQQSSQELLIESKGAGFSRVQKPKVATMQLQLLPYDVLRDTLSRLSIKDVVRMSTLSLEWRLLMICHPELVFTKDTFGISTDTNTDPDRDFYGIIKDMNTKRASWTAELITNVDSVLRPLWSTSTTTTTTLGKFAVEFGLRRKHKHHIDRYVNFSIASRAKHIAFDFTFDVNCSGSRFDKYKYIFPLQNLSGPNASCVKYLDLGYVLRFSENQTSFINLRHLNLNLELAWDPYDDSLAMGFLNILELAPLLANGYMCVQVGRDRCCPPTTRMVTAVQGPLHHHLKSVHMSGFCDVLGLAELALYILGNATVLQRMVVDPVAYAHTLRTDDIYSVSKAGSIEGGHYHADQNRMFAEQILGSEEFRHIVTIYRSTMLGLEMLFIYADDLWIWAWWKKD from the exons ATGGACCAACAAAGCAGCCAAGAACTTTTGATCGAAAGCAAGGGCGCGGGTTTCAGTAGGGTACAGAAACCGAAGGTGGCAACAATGCAGCTTCAACTTCTACCTTAT GACGTTCTGCGCGACACGCTGTCACGGTTGTCGATCAAAGATGTCGTGAGGATGAGCACACTTTCTCTTGAATGGAGACTGCTAATGATATGCCACCCAGAACTGGTCTTCACCAAAGACACCTTTGGCATCAGTACAGACACGAATACTGACCCAGATCGGGACTTCTATGGCATCATTAAAGACATGAATACTAAACGAGCATCCTGGACTGCTGAACTCATCACCAATGTGGACAGTGTATTGCGCCCACTGTGGTCTACTTCTACTACAACTACGACTACGCTGGGCAAGTTTGCTGTCGAATTTGGCCTTCGCAGAAAGCACAAGCATCACATTGATAGATATGTTAACTTTTCCATTGCGTCAAGGGCCAAGCACATTGCTTTTGATTTCACGTTTGATGTCAATTGTTCTGGCTCCCGATTCGACAAGTACAAGTACATTTTCCCGTTGCAAAATCTCAGCGGTCCAAACGCCTCTTGTGTCAAGTATCTTGATCTGGGCTAC GTGCTACGATTCAGTGAAAACCAAACTAGCTTCATCAATTTGAGGCATCTGAACTTGAACCTTGAGCTAGCGTGGGATCCatatgatgatagtttggctatggGATTTCTTAATATTTTGGAATTAGCACCTCTCTTAG CTAATGGATATATGTGTGTGCAGGTTGGTCGTGATAGATGTTGCCCTCCTACTACGAGGATGGTGACGGCtgtgcaagggcctctgcatcatcACCTGAAGAGTGTTCACATGTCCGGATTTTGTGATGTATTGGGGCTAGCCGAGCTGGCGCTCTACATCCTTGGGAATGCTACTGTACTTCAACGTATGGTGGTAGATCCAGTGGCGTATGCCCACACTCTTCGCACCGATGATATCTATTCAGTCAGCAAGGCTGGTAGTATCGAGGGGGGTCATTACCACGCCGATCAGAATAGGATGTTTGCAGAGCAAATCCTTGGCAGTGAGGAGTTCCGTCATATCGTCACCATTTATCGAAGTACAATGCTGGGGCTGGAGATGCTATTCATATATGCCGACGATTTATGGATATGGGCGTGGTGGAAAAAAGATTGA